One window from the genome of Pelodictyon luteolum DSM 273 encodes:
- the cas4 gene encoding CRISPR-associated protein Cas4 — protein sequence MYAASDFIALSALQHFVYCPRQCALIHIEQVWAENSFTAEGRVMHERVDDGETSYRSGVRTTRSVLLRSSMLGASGIADVVEWHKSNSLEEPFPIEYKRGRQKKHDADKVQLCAQAICLEEMLNLTIPAGALFYGQTKRRFDVTFDSTLRAKTVSTAECVHELFRNGVTPLPEPGPKCTQCSLQELCLPKVVAHNRSAKEYVHKLLHELSEGEI from the coding sequence ATGTACGCTGCATCCGATTTCATAGCGCTCTCGGCATTGCAACACTTCGTTTATTGCCCCCGACAGTGTGCATTGATCCATATCGAACAGGTATGGGCTGAAAACAGCTTCACTGCTGAGGGTAGGGTAATGCATGAACGTGTTGACGACGGAGAAACATCGTACCGTTCGGGGGTTCGAACTACAAGGAGCGTCTTGCTACGAAGTTCTATGCTGGGTGCTTCGGGTATAGCTGACGTTGTCGAGTGGCATAAGAGCAATAGCCTTGAGGAACCGTTCCCGATAGAGTACAAGCGAGGAAGGCAGAAAAAGCATGATGCCGACAAGGTTCAACTCTGTGCCCAAGCCATCTGTCTTGAGGAGATGCTTAACCTGACAATACCTGCCGGAGCATTGTTCTATGGACAGACAAAACGGCGGTTCGATGTGACTTTCGATTCAACACTTCGAGCAAAAACCGTTTCTACTGCAGAATGCGTTCATGAACTGTTCAGGAATGGCGTCACTCCCCTGCCGGAACCCGGCCCGAAATGTACACAGTGCTCATTACAGGAGCTCTGTCTTCCTAAGGTCGTTGCACATAATCGGTCGGCTAAAGAGTATGTGCACAAACTGCTTCATGAACTGTCGGAGGGTGAAATTTGA